A part of Pseudoliparis swirei isolate HS2019 ecotype Mariana Trench chromosome 8, NWPU_hadal_v1, whole genome shotgun sequence genomic DNA contains:
- the napgb gene encoding N-ethylmaleimide-sensitive factor attachment protein, gamma b, translating into MAAQKINEAHEHIAKAEKCLKTGLTKWKPDFDSAASEYAKAAVCFKNAKQYDQAKDAYLKEAEYHTENKTLFHAAKAIEQAGMMLKEQKKMPEAIQYIEKACMMYMENGTPDTAAMALDRAGKLIEPINLEKAVDLYQKAAGVFENEDRLRQAVELLGKASRLLVRLRKLDEATVALQKEKNMYKEIENFPMCFKKTTAQVLVHLHRGDYVAADKCVRESYSLPGYSGSEDSIAMETLLQGYDEQDEDQVHRVCSSPLLKYMDNDYAKLALSLRVPGGGAKKKKAAAAPQGGAGGAPAEDGDDYEGGLC; encoded by the exons ATGGCTGCTCAGAAGATCAACGAAGCTCATGAGCACATAGCGAAAGCTGAAAAATG CTTAAAGACAGGTCTGACCAAGTGGAAGCCGGATTTTGACAGTGCTGCGTCAGAATACGCCAAAGCAG ctgtgTGCTTCAAGAATGCGAAGCAGTATGACCAAGCAAAGGATGCTTACCTGAAGGAGGCTGAATATCACACGGAAAACAAGAC GCTGTTCCATGCTGCAAA GGCTATTGAACAGGCAGGTATGATGCTGAAG GAACAAAAGAAGATGCCAGAGGCTATCCAGTACATAGAGAAAGCCTGTATGATGTACATGGAGAATGGGACTCCTGACACTGCTGCCATGGCTCTGGACCGGGCTGGAAA ACTGATAGAGCCTATAAACCTAGAGAAAGCTGTGGACCTGTATCAGAAGGCAGCTGGCGTGTTTGAG AATGAGGACCGCCTGCGTCAGGCAGTTGAACTGCTGGGAAAAGCCTCCAGACTCCTGGTCCGGTTAAGAAA GTTGGATGAAGCAACAGTCGCTCTGCAGAAAGAGAAGAACATGTACAAAGAGATTGAGAACTTCCCCATGTGCTTCAAG AAAACAACTGCTCAAGTACTGGTTCATCTTCACAGAGGGGACTACGTAGCAGCTGATAAATGTGTCAGAGAAAGTTACAG CCTGCCTGGGTACAGTGGAAGCGAAGATTCCATTGCCATGGAAACGCTACTGCAGGGCTACGACGAGCAGGacgaggaccaggtccaccGTGTGTGCAGCTCACCTTTACTGAAGTACATGGACAATGAC TATGCTAAACTGGCCCTTTCCTTGAGggtacctggaggaggagcaaagaagaagaaggctgctgctgctccacaagGCGGTGCTGGTGGTGCGCCAGCTGAGGATGGGGATGATTATGAGGGCGGGCTGTGTTAG